In one window of Hevea brasiliensis isolate MT/VB/25A 57/8 chromosome 10, ASM3005281v1, whole genome shotgun sequence DNA:
- the LOC110648666 gene encoding protein SIEVE ELEMENT OCCLUSION B, with protein MSWLSNVSSLKQQVTAQVTQGLLSATKLLESDDDAIFKKVQETHKPQGRQFDNLDGLFSIIGKILLHDNPKSYHDVPNEKSVVHEVPASLINKICCKLACNCTDRDAEETTMTILEKELQNYLWDEKLVIVAAAFAVNYGEFYLLTQLDTPDPVAKNMAFLKQLQFIKEIGSASQNLSGAINELIHAIMTVIKCVLQFSVLDPKYFEAEEQPSAPTEIARATYWTIYSVVTCGSYIAKLVGLRNQNTMAEMTSQLKTLASKVSSMQKVLQVKFSHRKHEIETYKWLINRFNTYQDHTILSDLFDVEGGKTALVVGHDNKKEVDINSLKGSNVWLLISGPDACHAEMKTLTKLYLKLQTKEQNRYHIVWLPIVDEFNEREFSSLQSLMPWYTVRNPKIIKPVAIRYIREVWKFTNETILVPLLPKGHSKSLTPRTLDPLWISGDLLSLFSVHDQKKSLWHQNLQITLDLLLGGIYPEDSSKPASILCLYGGEDIKWIEDFTTMINRVKNSTKISIDLVYVSKSNAIDHYNNAIFDFITAKKVGGYWKADETHSWHFWTRLESIFSWGIRDGKNAKINDTMRDVMSLLSFNGSYKGWAVFGQLGSSHKVVKATGEVVLDVLLRINNWWKAGTNVDSFMLALNQQIEQHLKVQKHHCYHIVLPTTVPRIPDEMMICAICDRKMGKYLMYRCCE; from the exons ATGTCTTGGTTATCCAACGTTTCCTCGCTGAAGCAGCAAGTGACTGCTCAAGTGACTCAAGGTCTCCTCTCGGCTACGAAACTATTGGAGTCCGACGATGATGCAATATTTAAGAAAGTTCAAGAAACCCATAAACCTCAGGGTCGCCAATTTGATAACCTTGACGGTTTATTCAGTATCATTGGCAAAATCTTGCTTCATGACAATCCCAAAAGCTATCATGATGTTCCAAAT GAAAAATCAGTAGTGCATGAAGTACCGGCTTCCCTCATAAACAAAATCTGCTGCAAG CTAGCATGCAATTGCACGGATAGAGATGCGGAAGAAACAACTATGACGATTCTCGAAAAAGAACTTCAAAACTATCTGTGGGATGAAAAGCTGGTTATTGTGGCAGCTGCTTTTGCAGTGAATTATGGTGAATTTTATCTGCTTACTCAGCTTGACACGCCAGATCCAGTTGCCAAGAATATGGCTTTCCTTAAGCAGCTGCAATTCATCAAGGAAATTGGCAGTGCATCCCAAAATCTCTCTGGAGCAATTAATGAGCTTATCCACGCCATAATGACTGTAATCAAATGTGTTCTCCAGTTCAGTGTTCTAGATCCTAAGTATTTTGAAGCTGAAGAACAACCATCTGCCCCGACTGAAATAGCCAGAGCTACCTACTGGACGATTTATAGTGTTGTGACCTGCGGCTCTTATATTGCTAAACTTGTTGGGTTGAGAAATCA GAACACCATGGCAGAAATGACATCGCAACTGAAAACGCTGGCTTCTAAAGTTAGTAGCATGCAGAAAGTCCTGCAAGTTAAATTTTCTCATCGCAAACATGAAATTG AAACTTACAAGTGGCTCATCAATCGTTTCAACACATACCAAGACCATACCATCCTCAGCGACTTATTTGACGTCGAGGGTGGGAAGACAGCCCTTGTGGTAGGCCATGACAACAAGAAAGAG GTCGATATTAATTCGCTAAAGGGCTCCAACGTGTGGCTGCTCATATCTGGTCCTGATGCCTGTCATGCAGAAATGAAGACTCTTACTAAATTGTACCTAAAACTGCAAACCAAGGAGCAGAATAGGTATCATATAGTGTGGCTTCCAATTGTGGACGAGTTCAATGAACGCGAGTTTTCGTCATTGCAATCCCTGATGCCTTGGTACACAGTGCGAAATCCTAAAATCATCAAACCAGTGGCCATTAGGTACATCAGGGAGGTATGGAAATTCACAAATGAGACAATTCTGGTGCCACTGCTTCCAAAAGGACATTCAAAATCCCTTACCCCTCGAACTCTTGACCCGCTGTGGATATCAGGAGATTTGCTCAGCCTATTCTCTGTTCACGATCAAAAGAAATCACTGTGGCATCAGAATCTGCAGATAACCCTGGATCTACTTCTCGGAGGAATTTATCCAGAAGATTCG TCGAAACCAGCTTCAATCTTATGCCTTTACGGAGGAGAAGACATCAAGTGGATCGAGGACTTCACCACTATGATAAATCGGGTTAAGAATTCCACAAAGATAAGCATAGATTTGGTTTATGTGAGCAAGAGCAATGCCATCGATCATTACAACAATGCCATTTTCGATTTCATCACGGCAAAGAAGGTTGGTGGATACTGGAAAGCTGATGAAACACACAGTTGGCACTTTTGGACCCGATTGGAAAGCATCTTTTCTTGGGGGATAAGAGATGGCAAGAATGCTAAAATAAACGATACCATGAGAGATGTCATGTCTTTGCTAAGCTTCAATGGCAGCTACAAGGGATGGGCTGTGTTTGGTCAATTAGGATCATCTCATAAAGTGGTGAAAGCCACAGGAGAAGTCGTTCTGGATGTGTTGTTGAGGATAAATAACTGGTGGAAAGCTGGCACGAACGTTGATTCTTTTATGCTAGCACTCAACCAACAGATCGAACAACATCTTAAGGTCCAAAAACACCATTGTTATCACATTGTTCTCCCCACCACTGTTCCAAGGATCCCAGATGAGATGATGATATGCGCAATTTGTGATCGTAAAATGGGCAAGTACCTGATGTACCGTTGCTGCGAGTAG